One genomic region from Aggregicoccus sp. 17bor-14 encodes:
- a CDS encoding response regulator transcription factor → MAILEDQTVFRESLVAFLEGSGLEVLARCGDSKNFLARVSRDPPHVAVVDLWLERQDSPVAEDGLTVVQQIHDFHPQVRSLVLSGSRDTDTMERAFRAGASGFLCKLTASCDDVLAAVQAVANGERLMPPEAFPSPGHATNEPQIPDALASLTPREREVLGYVAAGADNLKIAAYLDITERTVKAHITSIYRKLGAENRTQMAMLACRLGVSRPLSV, encoded by the coding sequence GTGGCAATCCTGGAGGACCAGACGGTCTTCCGCGAGAGTCTGGTGGCATTCCTGGAGGGTTCGGGGCTGGAGGTCCTCGCGCGCTGCGGCGACTCGAAGAACTTCCTCGCGCGCGTGAGCCGGGACCCGCCGCACGTGGCGGTGGTGGACCTGTGGCTCGAGCGCCAGGACAGCCCGGTCGCCGAGGACGGGCTCACCGTGGTGCAGCAGATCCACGACTTCCACCCCCAGGTGCGCTCGCTGGTGCTCAGCGGCAGCCGGGACACGGACACCATGGAGCGCGCCTTCCGCGCCGGGGCGAGCGGCTTCCTCTGCAAGCTCACGGCGAGCTGCGACGACGTGCTCGCCGCGGTGCAGGCCGTGGCGAACGGCGAGCGCCTGATGCCTCCGGAGGCCTTCCCCTCCCCGGGCCACGCGACGAACGAGCCGCAGATCCCGGACGCGCTGGCGAGCCTCACCCCGCGCGAGCGCGAGGTGCTCGGCTACGTGGCGGCCGGGGCGGACAACCTGAAGATCGCCGCCTACCTGGACATCACCGAGCGCACGGTGAAGGCGCACATCACCAGCATCTACCGCAAGCTGGGCGCGGAGAACCGCACCCAGATGGCGATGCTGGCCTGCCGCCTCGGCGTCTCGCGCCCGCTCAGCGTCTGA
- a CDS encoding SDR family oxidoreductase has product MPVPRPIPSPRRLAVAGSTGAVGRTLVRLAPQVQPGLALVPLVRRRSAASAPPGAALVDFQGPDAVEELARALRGATTLLQLVGTMRRRFASGDTYETSDVGTTRTLLQAAVRAGSVDHVVLLSATGAGRPVGAYLKAKAQAEALVRASGLPFTLVRPSAFEGEGHRPPPGSHLLAHLPGLRALRPIPVEALARALLHVGATRTGLGAVLEGEALWAMVRESGASPPAG; this is encoded by the coding sequence ATGCCCGTCCCCCGTCCAATCCCCTCCCCGCGCCGGCTCGCGGTCGCGGGCAGTACGGGGGCGGTGGGCCGCACGCTCGTGCGGCTGGCCCCCCAGGTGCAGCCCGGGCTCGCGCTCGTGCCGCTCGTGCGGCGGCGCTCGGCGGCGAGCGCCCCGCCGGGCGCGGCGCTGGTGGACTTCCAGGGCCCGGACGCGGTGGAGGAGCTGGCGCGGGCGCTGCGCGGCGCCACCACGCTGCTGCAGCTGGTGGGCACCATGCGCCGGCGCTTCGCGAGCGGGGACACCTACGAGACGAGCGACGTGGGCACCACCCGCACGCTCCTGCAGGCGGCCGTCCGGGCGGGGAGCGTGGACCACGTGGTGCTGCTCAGCGCCACCGGCGCGGGGCGCCCCGTGGGCGCCTACCTCAAGGCCAAGGCCCAGGCCGAGGCGCTGGTGCGCGCGAGCGGCCTGCCCTTCACCCTGGTGCGCCCCAGCGCCTTCGAGGGCGAGGGGCACCGCCCACCGCCCGGCAGCCACCTGCTCGCGCACCTGCCGGGCCTGCGCGCGCTGCGCCCCATCCCGGTGGAGGCGCTCGCGCGGGCGCTGCTGCACGTGGGCGCCACCCGCACGGGCCTCGGCGCGGTGCTCGAGGGCGAGGCGCTGTGGGCGATGGTCCGGGAGAGCGGCGCTAGCCCTCCGGCAGGGTGA
- a CDS encoding CotH kinase family protein — translation MGARRSRRWALAAALGLGGLGGLGGLGGCNPEAPVTVAPEAPAPAPPPAPPVPPGPGPVVPEQVPPPPQPPPPPPDPHACNALYAEDLLPTFSVELTPANWAALQQEFQEDPSRETEFPVTFRYGDEVYPDATLRLRGNHSSCGNKMQFAIAFNHVNDQGRFHGLRRLNLDHGGCHHLEERLALSFMRDLGLPAACSNHARLVVNGQYYGLFGNIEHVNQDFLKRQFGKDADDGNLWKSGNKLRTNEDTGDTSDVQRFWSARTLAQLSTLADLDEAVQEWAAEATLPARDNFWMFGWNYYLYHHPTRGFLFIPTDLDRSISLFPSGADDNFFRPETLQPPADLVLADPAWNARYLAAARRSAQAFEAARLNARVDAWWAQIADAARTDPHARYKDEDVVRLKEAVRLREAWLRGWLERNP, via the coding sequence ATGGGAGCCAGGAGAAGCCGGAGGTGGGCGCTCGCCGCAGCGCTGGGGCTCGGTGGGCTCGGCGGGCTCGGTGGGCTCGGGGGCTGCAACCCGGAGGCCCCCGTGACCGTGGCGCCCGAGGCGCCCGCGCCCGCGCCGCCGCCAGCGCCTCCGGTACCGCCCGGGCCCGGCCCCGTCGTCCCCGAGCAGGTCCCTCCGCCGCCGCAGCCTCCCCCTCCGCCGCCCGACCCGCACGCCTGCAACGCGCTCTACGCGGAGGACCTGCTGCCCACCTTCAGCGTGGAGCTCACGCCGGCGAACTGGGCCGCGCTGCAGCAGGAGTTCCAGGAGGACCCGAGCCGCGAGACGGAGTTCCCCGTCACCTTCCGCTACGGGGACGAGGTGTACCCGGACGCGACGCTGCGCCTGCGCGGCAACCACTCCTCCTGCGGCAACAAGATGCAGTTCGCCATTGCCTTCAACCACGTGAACGACCAGGGGCGCTTCCACGGCCTGCGCCGCCTCAACCTCGACCACGGCGGCTGCCACCACCTCGAGGAGCGGCTCGCGCTGTCCTTCATGCGCGACCTGGGGCTGCCCGCCGCGTGCTCGAACCACGCGCGCCTCGTGGTGAACGGCCAGTACTACGGGCTCTTCGGCAACATCGAGCACGTGAACCAGGACTTCCTCAAGCGCCAGTTCGGCAAGGACGCGGACGACGGCAACCTCTGGAAGAGCGGCAACAAGCTGCGCACCAACGAGGACACCGGCGACACGAGCGACGTGCAGCGCTTCTGGAGCGCGCGCACGCTCGCGCAGCTCTCGACGCTCGCGGACCTGGACGAGGCCGTGCAGGAGTGGGCCGCGGAGGCCACGCTGCCGGCGCGCGACAACTTCTGGATGTTCGGCTGGAACTACTACCTCTACCACCACCCCACCCGCGGCTTCCTCTTCATCCCCACGGACCTGGACCGCTCCATCTCGCTCTTCCCCTCGGGCGCGGACGACAACTTCTTCCGCCCGGAGACGCTGCAGCCGCCCGCGGACCTGGTACTCGCGGACCCCGCGTGGAACGCGCGCTACCTCGCCGCGGCGCGCCGCAGCGCCCAGGCCTTCGAGGCCGCCCGGCTCAACGCGCGCGTGGACGCGTGGTGGGCGCAGATCGCGGACGCCGCCCGCACGGACCCGCACGCGCGCTACAAGGACGAGGACGTGGTGCGGCTGAAGGAGGCCGTTCGCCTGCGCGAGGCGTGGCTGCGCGGCTGGCTGGAGCGAAACCCCTGA
- a CDS encoding GAF domain-containing protein has protein sequence MKRKLGGEAATPVQGVLQRLEGVLALLPEAVLVSDAAGLILWANDAAARLFGTSAGQLRGPLAELPERFGLRPLQGQARPASFAARVLAGESAVGAERFSIPAAGGAGTARREVRASTVPLRGERGELEGALLLLQPAAGEEGEAERELAAASEHFLAEASVALAQSLDEAQTLSACAQVAVPFLADWCVVDLAERPEAPAQRAVAHADPALASLAAAVRATPLRPEPGSARAQVLERGEPLLLEPLHPVPGRAGPLGLVGVLDVGCCTVVPLLARGRTLGTLTLLSSPGGRRLPGAQTLALAADLGRRAALAVDNARLYAQAHAATERTQRLQRVIAALGTALTRVEVVEVVMGQAREALGAQTGAVALLDLHGEALELLSSQDIPAAVRERFQRIPLSTRTPLTQVVRTGEPQWLGTPEAYAQEYPAFSALTLPHTGSRALAAIPLTGAGGRTVGALSLGFPTAQYFGPEDRAFLLALAQHLSQALERARLYEAEHRARAEAEATSARAAFLAEASKLLASAPEPEETLDAVVRLAVPELVDGVVVDLLVEVGEAEAADPAWRAAAHVDPGCEAALHALARRSPHRRAAPSPLLRLLGPERTPRLAPVTDAQLQAAAEDEQQLQLLRAAGLEGVVGVGVPIASRGLQLGAVFLLVQSERPGRPGHSDIAMLALAEELARRIGQAADNARLAREAEGALRRKEESLALLDTLLHTAPFGHALFDLELRCVRINDALARMNGRSVAAHLGRAARDFLPTALPPAMHAALEARLRQVRDSGEPLFDQELELPAPAAPLDLREGPGGGGHGREPREGRLHGLASYYPVRTPGGWLMGIGMTVLDISARKVAEQARAHLLSQLRTERFLLEAVLQQMPAGVVIAEAPSGKSMLVNRRVEEIVRTPNSPVDSVDGYGRVQGFRADGSPLPAEEWPLARAVRRGETVLGEETEFLRGDGTRGVMRQSAGPVRDASGRVVAAVTAFFDVTEQRRAAAGQRLLSEASRVLASSLDYEQTLQRAMLLAVPELADWCAVTLVRREPPFGEEVLVAHADPTKAQLLERVRHRVHPDTDWAVTRVLRTGQGQLVAQLDPSAIERSQQDPELVAALREVGMHSLISAPLRTPGGTFGALTFVSARPERRYDEKDLALAEELARRAALAIENARLYRKTQGALQAREDMMAFVSHDLATPLLAITTTAQVLQQELPAGEAGAAARERVRWIQQSVAGMRRLVGDLLDLGRLEAGRLPLRPQRHPARSLVEGTFEAHSPLAAERGVRLVSALPVPEAPVFCDRERVLQVFNNLVGNALRFSPRGGAVTIRGEAREGEFLFCVADEGPGLSAEELPQVFGRFWRGKDRGHPGAGLGLYIARAVVEAHGGAIWVASEAGQGTSFFFTLPEG, from the coding sequence ATGAAGCGGAAGCTCGGCGGCGAGGCCGCCACGCCGGTGCAGGGTGTGTTGCAGCGCCTGGAGGGCGTGCTCGCCCTGTTGCCCGAGGCGGTGCTCGTCTCGGATGCCGCGGGCCTCATCCTCTGGGCGAACGACGCCGCCGCGCGCCTCTTCGGGACCAGCGCCGGGCAGCTGCGCGGCCCGCTCGCGGAGCTGCCCGAGCGCTTCGGGCTGCGGCCCCTGCAGGGCCAGGCCCGCCCCGCCTCCTTCGCCGCGCGCGTGCTCGCGGGCGAGAGCGCCGTGGGCGCCGAGCGCTTCAGCATCCCCGCGGCCGGGGGAGCGGGCACGGCGAGGCGCGAGGTGCGCGCGAGCACGGTGCCGCTGCGCGGCGAGCGCGGGGAGCTCGAGGGCGCGCTCCTGCTGCTGCAGCCGGCCGCAGGCGAGGAGGGCGAGGCGGAGCGCGAGCTCGCGGCCGCGAGCGAGCACTTCCTCGCCGAGGCGAGCGTGGCGCTCGCCCAGTCCCTGGACGAGGCGCAGACGCTCTCGGCGTGCGCGCAGGTGGCGGTGCCCTTCCTCGCCGACTGGTGCGTGGTGGACCTCGCCGAGCGCCCCGAGGCCCCGGCCCAGCGCGCGGTGGCCCACGCGGACCCCGCGCTCGCATCGCTCGCGGCCGCCGTGCGCGCCACCCCCTTGCGCCCCGAGCCGGGCAGCGCGCGCGCGCAGGTGCTGGAGCGCGGCGAGCCGCTGCTGCTCGAGCCCCTGCATCCCGTGCCCGGGCGCGCGGGGCCCCTGGGGCTGGTGGGCGTGCTGGACGTGGGCTGCTGCACGGTGGTGCCCCTGCTCGCGCGCGGCCGCACCCTGGGCACGCTCACCCTGCTCAGCAGCCCCGGCGGACGAAGGCTTCCCGGCGCCCAGACGCTGGCGCTCGCCGCGGACCTCGGCCGGCGCGCCGCGCTCGCGGTGGACAACGCGCGGCTCTACGCCCAGGCGCACGCGGCCACCGAGCGCACCCAGCGCCTGCAGCGGGTCATCGCCGCGCTGGGCACCGCGCTCACGCGCGTGGAGGTGGTGGAGGTGGTGATGGGCCAGGCGCGCGAGGCGCTCGGCGCACAGACCGGCGCGGTGGCGCTGCTGGACCTGCACGGCGAGGCGCTCGAGCTGCTCTCCTCGCAGGACATCCCGGCCGCCGTGCGCGAGCGCTTCCAGCGCATCCCCCTGAGCACCCGCACGCCCCTCACCCAGGTGGTGCGCACGGGCGAGCCGCAGTGGCTGGGCACCCCGGAGGCCTACGCCCAGGAGTACCCCGCCTTCAGCGCCCTCACGCTGCCGCACACCGGCTCGCGCGCGCTCGCCGCCATCCCGCTCACGGGCGCGGGCGGGCGCACCGTGGGCGCGCTCTCGCTGGGCTTTCCCACCGCGCAGTACTTCGGGCCGGAGGACCGCGCCTTCCTCCTCGCGCTGGCGCAGCACCTGAGCCAGGCGCTCGAGCGCGCGCGCCTCTACGAGGCCGAGCACCGCGCCCGCGCGGAGGCCGAGGCCACCAGCGCGCGCGCCGCCTTCCTCGCCGAGGCGAGCAAGCTGCTCGCGAGCGCGCCCGAGCCCGAGGAGACGCTGGACGCCGTGGTGCGGCTCGCGGTGCCCGAGCTGGTGGACGGCGTGGTGGTGGACCTGCTCGTGGAGGTGGGGGAGGCGGAGGCGGCGGACCCCGCGTGGCGCGCCGCCGCGCACGTGGACCCGGGCTGCGAGGCGGCCCTGCACGCGCTCGCCCGCCGCAGCCCGCACCGGCGCGCCGCGCCCTCGCCGCTGCTGCGCCTGCTGGGCCCCGAGCGCACCCCGCGGCTCGCGCCGGTGACGGACGCGCAGCTGCAGGCCGCGGCAGAGGACGAGCAGCAGCTGCAGCTCCTGCGCGCCGCGGGGCTCGAGGGCGTGGTGGGGGTGGGGGTGCCCATCGCGTCGCGCGGGCTGCAGCTGGGCGCGGTGTTCCTGCTCGTCCAGTCCGAGCGCCCGGGGCGCCCCGGGCACTCGGACATCGCCATGCTCGCGCTCGCCGAGGAGCTCGCGCGCCGCATCGGGCAGGCCGCGGACAACGCGCGGCTCGCGCGCGAGGCGGAAGGGGCGCTGCGGCGCAAGGAGGAGAGCCTCGCGCTGCTGGACACGCTGCTGCACACCGCGCCCTTCGGCCACGCGCTCTTCGACCTGGAGCTGCGCTGCGTGCGCATCAACGACGCGCTCGCGCGCATGAACGGGCGCAGCGTGGCGGCGCACCTGGGGCGGGCCGCGCGCGACTTCCTGCCCACCGCGCTGCCCCCCGCCATGCACGCCGCGCTGGAGGCGCGCCTGCGCCAGGTGCGCGACTCGGGCGAGCCGCTCTTCGACCAGGAGCTGGAGCTGCCGGCGCCGGCCGCACCGCTCGACCTGCGCGAGGGCCCCGGCGGTGGCGGCCACGGCCGCGAGCCTCGCGAGGGGAGGCTGCACGGGCTCGCGAGCTACTACCCGGTGCGCACCCCGGGCGGCTGGCTGATGGGCATCGGGATGACGGTGCTGGACATCAGCGCGCGCAAGGTGGCGGAGCAGGCGCGCGCGCACCTGCTCTCGCAGCTGCGCACGGAGCGCTTCCTCCTGGAGGCGGTGCTGCAGCAGATGCCCGCCGGCGTGGTCATCGCCGAGGCGCCCAGCGGCAAGAGCATGCTGGTGAACCGGCGGGTGGAGGAGATCGTCCGCACCCCCAACAGCCCCGTGGACTCGGTGGACGGCTACGGGCGCGTGCAGGGCTTCCGCGCGGACGGAAGCCCCTTGCCCGCCGAGGAGTGGCCGCTCGCGCGCGCGGTGCGCCGCGGCGAGACGGTGCTGGGCGAGGAGACGGAGTTCCTGCGCGGCGACGGCACGCGCGGGGTGATGCGCCAGAGCGCCGGGCCCGTGCGCGACGCGAGCGGACGGGTGGTGGCCGCCGTCACCGCCTTCTTCGACGTGACGGAGCAGCGGCGCGCGGCCGCCGGCCAGCGCCTGCTCAGCGAGGCGAGCCGTGTGCTCGCCAGCTCCCTGGACTACGAGCAGACCCTGCAGCGCGCGATGCTGCTCGCCGTGCCCGAGCTCGCCGACTGGTGCGCCGTGACGCTCGTGCGCCGCGAGCCGCCCTTCGGCGAGGAGGTGCTGGTGGCGCACGCGGACCCCACCAAGGCGCAGCTGCTCGAGCGGGTGCGCCACCGCGTGCACCCGGACACCGACTGGGCCGTCACCCGCGTGCTGCGCACCGGGCAGGGGCAGCTGGTGGCGCAGCTGGACCCCTCCGCGATCGAGCGCTCGCAGCAGGACCCCGAGCTGGTGGCGGCCCTGCGCGAGGTGGGCATGCACTCGCTCATCTCCGCGCCCCTGCGCACCCCCGGTGGCACCTTCGGCGCGCTCACCTTCGTCTCCGCGCGCCCCGAGCGCCGCTACGACGAGAAGGACCTCGCGCTCGCCGAGGAGCTCGCGCGGCGCGCCGCGCTCGCCATCGAGAACGCGCGCCTGTACCGCAAGACGCAAGGGGCGCTGCAGGCGCGCGAGGACATGATGGCCTTCGTGAGCCACGACCTCGCGACGCCCCTGCTCGCCATCACCACCACCGCCCAGGTGCTGCAGCAGGAGCTGCCGGCGGGGGAGGCGGGCGCGGCGGCGCGCGAGCGCGTGCGGTGGATCCAGCAGTCGGTGGCCGGGATGCGGCGGCTGGTGGGAGACCTGCTGGACCTCGGGCGCCTCGAGGCGGGCCGGCTCCCCCTGCGCCCCCAGCGCCACCCGGCGCGCTCGCTCGTGGAGGGCACCTTCGAGGCGCACAGCCCGCTCGCCGCCGAGCGCGGCGTGCGCCTGGTGAGCGCGCTGCCCGTGCCCGAGGCCCCGGTGTTCTGCGACCGCGAGCGCGTGCTGCAGGTGTTCAACAACCTGGTGGGCAACGCGCTGCGCTTCAGCCCGCGCGGCGGCGCCGTCACCATCCGGGGCGAGGCGCGCGAGGGCGAGTTCCTCTTCTGCGTCGCGGACGAGGGGCCCGGCCTCTCCGCCGAGGAGCTGCCCCAGGTGTTCGGCCGCTTCTGGCGCGGCAAGGACCGCGGCCACCCGGGCGCAGGCCTCGGCCTCTACATCGCGCGCGCGGTGGTGGAGGCGCACGGCGGCGCCATCTGGGTCGCGAGCGAGGCGGGGCAGGGGACCAGCTTCTTCTTCACCCTGCCGGAGGGCTAG
- a CDS encoding ATP-binding protein encodes MQRSWSSARRLGVGLTACVLAGVVILVVTLLALRAALWQGPELARLSLELIVGLAAVGLAGATALGLLLRRAFRQLYRDLQESEQRFRLFVDGVRDYALCVLDAQGCVTEWNAGAERISGWSPREVTGRPRELFHTQAAVADGLPQAQLLRAARLGRLHAEEWRVRRDGTRYWAETLLTALRDARGNLQGFAELTRDITERRRVERAQHLFAEAGRVLHPALSVAQLHRALTELCVPELADACVLHVPGEDGRARAVAFRHAQPGLHAQLESLVRRLPCEPGVSPGAQAVLDTGCPELLSPLDPEDLPAPLRATPLGELLQGLQVRALMTVPLAVGERVLGALSLYSSDPHRSYSELDLHFTEELGARAALALENARLLGQAQAALELIGVAAHDLGNPLLALQLKLRRLRMGPGAEAPVREGLAGAERQARTLGQMMWNLLDLSRLSANRLSLEPEPLELGALVREVADRFQDQAQEAGCALSVRVEGEVHGVWDRMRLDRVVTNLLSNALKFGRGAPVQVGLSVDGALARLSVQDGGCGIPPEAQERIFHRFERVTGERAQAGFGLGLYIVRELVEAHGGSIRVASEPGRGARFTVELPGVVTQGLRPTEPRGGAALHALG; translated from the coding sequence ATGCAGCGTTCCTGGAGCTCTGCACGCCGGTTGGGCGTGGGGCTGACGGCCTGTGTCCTGGCCGGAGTCGTCATCCTCGTGGTGACCCTGCTCGCGCTGCGCGCGGCGCTGTGGCAGGGGCCGGAGCTCGCGCGCCTCAGCCTCGAGCTCATCGTGGGCCTGGCCGCGGTGGGGCTCGCGGGGGCCACGGCGCTGGGGCTGCTGCTGCGGCGCGCCTTCCGCCAGCTGTACCGCGACCTGCAGGAGAGCGAGCAGCGCTTCCGGCTCTTCGTGGACGGGGTCCGCGACTACGCGCTGTGCGTGCTGGATGCGCAGGGCTGCGTGACGGAGTGGAACGCGGGCGCCGAGCGCATCAGCGGCTGGAGCCCGCGCGAGGTGACGGGCCGCCCGCGCGAGCTGTTCCACACCCAGGCGGCCGTGGCGGACGGGCTGCCGCAGGCGCAGCTGCTGCGCGCCGCGCGCCTCGGGCGCCTGCACGCGGAGGAGTGGCGGGTGCGCCGCGACGGCACGCGCTACTGGGCCGAGACGCTGCTCACCGCGCTGCGCGACGCGCGCGGCAACCTGCAGGGCTTCGCCGAGCTCACGCGCGACATCACCGAGCGGCGCCGCGTGGAGCGCGCCCAGCACCTCTTCGCGGAGGCCGGCCGCGTGCTGCACCCCGCCCTCAGCGTGGCGCAGCTGCACCGCGCGCTCACGGAGCTGTGCGTGCCGGAGCTCGCGGACGCGTGCGTGCTGCACGTGCCGGGCGAGGACGGGCGGGCGCGGGCGGTGGCCTTCCGCCACGCGCAGCCGGGGCTGCACGCGCAGCTCGAGTCGCTGGTGCGCAGGCTCCCCTGCGAGCCCGGGGTGAGCCCGGGCGCGCAGGCGGTGCTGGACACCGGCTGCCCCGAGCTGCTCTCGCCGCTGGACCCGGAGGACCTGCCCGCCCCCCTGCGCGCGACGCCGCTGGGGGAGCTCCTGCAGGGGCTGCAGGTGCGCGCGCTGATGACGGTGCCGCTCGCGGTGGGCGAGCGCGTGCTGGGCGCGCTCTCGCTGTACTCGAGCGACCCGCACCGCAGCTACAGCGAGCTGGACCTGCACTTCACCGAGGAGCTGGGCGCGCGCGCCGCGCTCGCGCTGGAGAACGCGCGGCTGCTGGGCCAGGCGCAGGCGGCGCTCGAGCTCATCGGCGTGGCGGCGCACGACCTGGGCAACCCCCTGCTCGCGCTGCAGCTCAAGCTGCGCCGCCTGCGCATGGGGCCCGGCGCGGAGGCCCCCGTGCGCGAGGGGCTCGCGGGCGCCGAGCGCCAGGCGCGCACGCTGGGGCAGATGATGTGGAACCTGCTGGACCTCTCGCGCCTCTCGGCGAACCGGCTCTCGCTCGAGCCCGAGCCCCTGGAGCTGGGCGCGCTCGTGCGCGAGGTGGCCGACCGCTTCCAGGACCAGGCACAGGAGGCCGGCTGCGCCCTGAGCGTGCGCGTGGAGGGCGAGGTGCACGGGGTGTGGGACCGGATGCGGCTGGACCGGGTGGTGACGAACCTGCTCTCCAACGCGCTGAAGTTCGGCCGCGGGGCCCCCGTGCAGGTGGGCTTGAGCGTGGACGGGGCGCTCGCGCGCCTGAGCGTGCAGGACGGCGGCTGCGGCATCCCGCCCGAGGCGCAGGAGCGCATCTTCCACCGCTTCGAGCGCGTGACGGGCGAGCGCGCCCAGGCAGGCTTCGGCCTGGGGCTCTACATCGTTCGCGAGCTGGTGGAGGCGCACGGCGGCAGCATCCGCGTGGCGAGCGAGCCGGGTCGCGGCGCCCGCTTCACGGTAGAGCTGCCCGGCGTGGTGACGCAGGGCCTGCGGCCGACAGAGCCGCGCGGCGGGGCGGCGCTGCACGCGCTGGGCTGA
- a CDS encoding low temperature requirement protein A: MGSRKPQGDAQEDGGENGEDAQDGESGPERNTALESFFDLAFVFVFTQVTRVLTDHPTWLGLAQATALMLALWWSWCTYSWLTSGLAAHEVIFARLMVLGAMVPLMLGAMAIPTAFGQGGLLFGLSYFAVRVLHLSLYALATRGEREKQRAVWRLAPGFLGGSLLLVAAGLVHGVPKALLWAAALGVDYATPLARDTSGLTIHAKHFAERYALVIILALGESIAGIGIDAPDLRWRTLLGAALTVVVAAALWWTYFDYTHHGATQLLQRAQGRERSRLARDAFTYLHLPLVAGILLVADGLDHVIVHPEASLDTVPALALSGGAALYLLGLTGFRLRNVGEWSVPRLVAGLGALALYPLMHAASGLVSVAALAALLVGLAAVEALFPNRHRRKVREAAPDGLGASP; encoded by the coding sequence ATGGGAAGCCGCAAGCCGCAGGGCGACGCGCAGGAGGACGGCGGCGAGAACGGCGAGGACGCGCAGGACGGCGAGAGCGGGCCGGAGCGCAACACCGCGCTCGAGTCCTTCTTCGACCTCGCCTTCGTCTTCGTCTTCACCCAGGTGACGCGCGTCCTCACGGACCACCCCACCTGGCTCGGGCTCGCGCAGGCCACGGCGCTGATGCTCGCGCTGTGGTGGAGCTGGTGCACGTACTCGTGGCTGACGAGCGGGCTCGCGGCGCACGAGGTCATCTTCGCGCGCCTGATGGTGCTCGGGGCGATGGTGCCCCTGATGCTGGGGGCCATGGCCATCCCCACGGCCTTCGGGCAGGGCGGGCTGCTCTTCGGGCTCTCGTACTTCGCGGTGCGGGTGCTGCACCTGTCGCTCTACGCGCTGGCCACGCGCGGCGAGCGGGAGAAGCAGCGCGCGGTGTGGCGGCTCGCGCCGGGCTTCCTCGGGGGCTCGCTGCTGCTGGTGGCGGCAGGGCTGGTGCACGGCGTGCCCAAGGCGCTGCTGTGGGCGGCGGCGCTGGGGGTGGACTACGCGACGCCGCTCGCGCGCGACACGAGCGGGCTCACCATCCACGCGAAGCACTTCGCCGAGCGCTACGCGCTGGTGATCATCCTCGCGCTGGGCGAGTCCATCGCGGGCATCGGCATCGACGCACCGGACCTGCGCTGGCGCACGCTGCTGGGCGCGGCGCTCACGGTGGTGGTGGCCGCCGCCCTGTGGTGGACCTACTTCGACTACACGCACCACGGCGCCACGCAGCTGCTGCAGCGGGCGCAGGGCCGCGAGCGCTCGCGGCTCGCGCGCGACGCGTTCACCTACCTGCACCTGCCGCTGGTGGCGGGCATCCTCCTGGTGGCGGACGGGCTGGACCACGTCATCGTCCACCCGGAGGCCTCGCTGGACACGGTGCCCGCGCTCGCGCTGAGCGGCGGCGCGGCGCTGTACCTGCTGGGGCTCACGGGCTTTCGCCTGCGCAACGTGGGCGAGTGGAGCGTGCCGCGGCTCGTGGCAGGCCTCGGCGCGCTCGCGCTCTACCCGCTGATGCACGCCGCCTCGGGCCTGGTGTCCGTGGCGGCGCTGGCGGCGCTGCTGGTGGGGCTCGCGGCGGTGGAGGCGCTGTTCCCCAACCGCCACCGCCGCAAGGTTCGCGAGGCCGCCCCGGACGGGCTGGGGGCCTCGCCGTGA